A single region of the Nicotiana sylvestris chromosome 6, ASM39365v2, whole genome shotgun sequence genome encodes:
- the LOC138871136 gene encoding uncharacterized protein, producing MAQAFARHFQYNINIIPDFLSLTKREKKSNESFREYRFRWREQAVRVNPPMEEEEMVKYFLQAQEPTYFGHLISAMSKPFNDVVKMGEMVEERLKSSKIMSYSAIKATTHAIQNGTGSLSGKKKKDDVAIVEFEPWRGPRVSPHQYTQPRSQPRAYTQAPYNPPQHYFPPQEPQYSVRPYQYHVYHALSYAKPPLYPQWRAPTPQNPYPPTQPYRNPTSSSFRPRPDYRRERQQQKQTFTPLGESYTSLFQRLRKLDVLRPIESKIPNSPLKNLDYSLRCAYCSDTPGHDTEKCWHLKRAVQELIDTNKIVVQNPKAPNINQNPLPAHAETHMIEIVRKDGEPKNSSKSVMMIRASESNPVKAPDSTKVTPLTVEGVIKKLSTLNVKPPILVVKGLPNDVGASQEKPKVVMPRIQKKPIIVVEGARITPVVIKPVTQLPMVDTKSVPWNYKRVIVTYKGK from the coding sequence atggctcaggcctttgctcGACATTTTCAGTATAATATCAATATTATCCCGGATTTCCTATCTTTGACCAAGAGAGAAAAGAAGtctaatgaaagctttagggaatacagATTCAGATGGAGAGAACAAGCTGTCCGGgtcaatcctccgatggaagaagaagaaatggtcaagtactttcttcaagcacaagagcctacttactttggccaCTTGATATCAGCTATGAGCAagccttttaatgatgtggtgaagatgggagagATGGTGGAAGAAAGACTAAaatcaagcaagatcatgagctattccgCCATAAAAGCAACTACACATGCAATCCAGAATGGCACAGGAAGTTTGTCggggaagaagaaaaaagatgaTGTCGCTATAGTTGAATTTGAACCATGGCGTGGACCAAGGGTTTCACCTCACCAGTACACTCAGCCTCGATCCCAACCTCGAGCCTACActcaagctccatataatccaccccaacattaTTTCCCACCACAAGAACCTCAATACTCAGTCAGACCATACCAATATCATGTCTACCATGCGTTGTCATATGCTAAACCCCCTCTTTATCCGCAATGGCGTGCTCCAACTCCACAAAATCCTTATCCACCTACACAACCATACCGAAACCCTACTAGTTCAAGCTTTCGTCCAAGGCCAGATTACAGAAGAGAAAGGCAGCAACAGAAACAAACTTTCACCCCGCTTGGAGagtcctataccagtttgtttcAAAGGTTGAGGAAGTTGGACGTCTTGAGGCCGATtgagtcaaagataccaaatTCCCCTCTAAAGAACCTTGATTATTCACTCAGATGCGCATACTGTTCTGATACCCCAgggcacgacacagagaagtgttggcatTTAAAAAGAGCAgtccaagagcttattgatacaaaTAAAATTGTAGTCCAGAACCCAAAAGCGCCAAATATCAACCAAAATCCTTTGCCAGCCCATGCAGAGACACATATGATCGAAATAGTTCGTAAAGATGGAGAACCTAAGAATTCTTCTaagtccgtcatgatgattcgtgCTAGTGAAAGTAATCCAGTTAAGGCTCCAGATTCTACAAAAGTGACTCCCTTGACAGTTGAAGGGGTGATAAAGAAACTAAGCACGCTCAACGTGAAGCCACCTATATTGGTAGTGAAAGGGCTTCCGAATGATGTGGGAGCAAGTCAAGAAAAGCCGAAGGTGGTCATGCCAAGGATCCAAAAAAAGCCTATCATAGTCGTGGAAGGGGCCCGTATTACCCCTGTCGTTATTAAACCAGTGACCCAGTTGCCAATGGTTGATACAAAATCTGTCCCATGGAATTACAAACGGGTGATAGTGACATATAAAGGGAAATAA